The Plasmodium brasilianum strain Bolivian I chromosome 14, whole genome shotgun sequence genome contains a region encoding:
- a CDS encoding 26S protease regulatory subunit 10B, which yields MDNKESIKLYVKKVIEHREVESKIKKLRLDIKELNKKYEKTEDNLKALQSVGQIIGQVLKQLEDEKFIVKASSGPRYVVGCKSKINKSKLVIGTRVSLDMTTLTVMKRLPCEVDPLVFNMISDIDKSENSKNKVNYNQIGGLSEQIRQMREVVELPILNPFLFKRVGIKTPKGVLLYGPPGTGKTLLARAMASNINCNFMRIVVSAIVDKYIGESARIIREMFTYAKEHQPCIIFMDEIDAIGGRRFSQGTSADREIQRTLMELLNHLDGFEELGNVKIIMATNRPDVLDPALIRPGRLDRKIEIPLPNETARIEILKIHANKMTKLGDIDYESVCRLCDGFNGADLRNVCTEAGMFAIRAMRDYVIEEDFYKAARKINEAKKLEGKIEYEKI from the coding sequence ATGGATAATAAGGAAAGCATCAAGTTATACGTAAAGAAAGTAATAGAACACCGAGAAGttgaaagtaaaataaaaaaattaagactAGATATAAAAGAGTTGAATAAAAAGTATGAAAAAACGgaagataatttaaaagcCTTACAAAGTGTAGGTCAAATAATAGGACAAGTATTAAAACAATTAGAAGACGAAAAGTTTATTGTAAAGGCATCAAGTGGACCGAGATATGTAGTAGGGTGTAAatctaaaattaataaaagcaAATTAGTAATCGGTACAAGAGTATCATTAGATATGACTACCTTAACAGTAATGAAAAGATTGCCTTGTGAAGTAGATCCTTTAGTATTTAATATGATAAGTGACATAGATAAAAGtgaaaatagtaaaaataaagttaattATAATCAAATAGGAGGGTTAAGTGAGCAAATAAGACAAATGAGAGAAGTAGTAGAATTACCAATACTtaatccatttttatttaaaagagtAGGGATCAAAACTCCAAAGGGagtattattatatggaCCTCCGGGTACTGGAAAAACATTATTAGCTAGAGCTATGGCATCTAACATTAATTGTAATTTTATGAGAATTGTTGTTTCAGCAATTGTCGATAAGTATATTGGTGAAAGTGCTAGAATTATTAGAGAAATGTTTACATATGCAAAAGAACATCAAccatgtattatttttatggaTGAAATTGATGCCATAGGGGGTAGAAGATTTTCTCAAGGAACTTCTGCAGACAGAGAAATTCAAAGAACACTCATGGAATTATTAAATCATTTAGATGGTTTTGAAGAATTAGGAAAtgtgaaaattattatggcTACTAATAGACCAGATGTCTTAGATCCAGCTTTAATCAGACCTGGTAGATTGGAtcgaaaaattgaaattccATTACCTAATGAAACGGCAAGGattgaaattttaaaaattcatgCAAATAAAATGACAAAGCTAGGGGATATCGATTATGAATCTGTTTGTAGATTATGTGATGGTTTTAATGGGGCAGACCTTAGAAATGTATGTACAGAAGCTGGGATGTTTGCAATTAGGGCTATGCGAGATTATGTTATTGAGGAAGATTTTTATAAAGCCGCAAGGAAAATTAATGAAGCCAAGAAATTAGAAGGAAAAATAGAGTACGAAAAGATATAG